One part of the Bacillus sp. FJAT-45350 genome encodes these proteins:
- the eutC gene encoding ethanolamine ammonia-lyase subunit EutC, producing MDEQLIEKVTRMIVEKLSHEESVTQSLVTENHKEEQSNEVLTIDLHKNEELIKEINGFEKNEIDTDELQEMKRTTPARIGVGRAGPRPRTKTWLQFRYDHAAAVDAVSGEVALNKLQSLQLLSIQTKANEHEVYIRRPDYGRRLSDQAKQLIKEKCVHTPEVQILISDGLSSKAIETNVEDVYLSLQQSLKLKGYKLGTPFYIERGRVAVMDEVGEILRPDVIVLLIGERPGLVSAESLSAYLCYKPRMGTTIEADRMVVSNIHKGGIPPVEAGAYIGTLIEKILKYKASGLSLVQKEE from the coding sequence ATGGACGAACAACTTATTGAGAAAGTAACGAGAATGATAGTAGAGAAATTGTCACATGAGGAGAGCGTTACACAAAGTTTAGTAACAGAAAATCATAAAGAAGAACAGAGTAATGAAGTTTTAACAATAGATTTGCACAAAAATGAAGAGCTAATTAAAGAAATCAATGGCTTTGAAAAAAATGAAATCGATACAGACGAGTTACAGGAAATGAAAAGAACAACTCCAGCTAGAATTGGTGTTGGAAGAGCAGGGCCAAGACCAAGGACAAAAACCTGGTTACAATTTCGATACGATCATGCCGCCGCAGTTGACGCTGTTTCGGGAGAAGTAGCGTTGAACAAGTTACAATCACTCCAACTATTATCGATACAGACAAAAGCTAATGAACACGAAGTCTATATACGAAGACCGGACTATGGAAGGAGATTATCTGATCAAGCTAAACAGTTAATAAAGGAGAAATGTGTTCATACACCAGAGGTTCAAATTCTTATCTCAGATGGTTTAAGTTCTAAAGCTATAGAGACGAATGTAGAAGATGTTTATTTATCTCTTCAACAATCTTTAAAATTGAAAGGTTATAAATTGGGAACCCCTTTTTATATCGAACGTGGTCGTGTAGCCGTAATGGATGAAGTTGGTGAAATATTAAGACCAGATGTCATTGTACTATTAATTGGTGAAAGGCCAGGACTTGTTAGTGCTGAGTCATTAAGTGCATATCTATGTTATAAACCGAGAATGGGGACAACAATTGAAGCTGATCGTATGGTTGTTTCTAATATTCATAAAGGAGGAATCCCTCCAGTTGAAGCAGGAGCCTATATTGGTACTCTCATAGAGAAAATACTTAAATATAAAGCTAGTGGATTATCTCTTGTTCAAAAGGAAGAGTAG
- a CDS encoding ethanolamine ammonia-lyase subunit EutB — translation MKLTKSYSGENYRFTNLKDLFAKANEEKSGDRLAGIAAQTVQERIAAKELVSELTLAEIRNNPLLPPEEDEVSRIIENSINERIYASIKNWSIAELREYLLSNTTSSEDLKRISYGLTSEMIAGVAKIMSNLDLVYAANKIEVLTKCNSTIGHKGTLTSRLQPNHPTDDVDGMLASLKEGLSYGIGDAVIGINPVDDSVESVKRLLHATHDFIHEWKIPTQNCVLAHVTTQMKAIQQGAPADMIFQSIAGTEKANRSFGITADLLREANELARKEGTGTGPERLYFETGQGSELSAEAHFDVDQLTLESRNYGFARCFDPFIVNTVVGFIGPEYLYNNKQIIRAGLEDHFMGKMHLLPMGVDICYTNHAKADQNDMEDLGVLLTAAGVNFIIATPMGDDCMLNYQSMSYHDIATLRQTMNRQAAPAFHQWLIEMGILTKEGWLSELAGDPSLFNR, via the coding sequence GTGAAGCTTACTAAAAGCTATTCAGGTGAAAATTATCGATTTACTAATTTGAAAGATTTATTTGCCAAGGCGAATGAAGAGAAATCAGGTGACCGATTAGCTGGAATAGCAGCACAAACCGTTCAAGAACGAATTGCTGCGAAAGAACTAGTAAGTGAATTAACTTTAGCGGAAATAAGAAATAACCCTTTGCTCCCGCCTGAAGAAGATGAAGTCTCTCGAATAATTGAGAATTCGATTAACGAGAGAATCTATGCTTCTATTAAAAACTGGTCAATCGCTGAATTAAGAGAATATCTTCTTTCTAATACAACGAGCAGTGAAGACTTAAAGAGAATAAGCTATGGCCTAACAAGTGAGATGATCGCCGGTGTAGCTAAAATTATGTCTAATTTAGACTTGGTTTATGCCGCTAATAAAATCGAAGTTCTGACAAAATGCAATAGTACAATCGGACATAAAGGTACACTCACATCTAGGTTACAACCGAATCACCCAACGGATGATGTCGATGGAATGCTTGCTTCGTTAAAGGAAGGTCTTTCTTACGGTATAGGTGACGCGGTTATTGGCATAAATCCCGTTGATGATTCTGTTGAAAGTGTAAAGAGATTATTACATGCCACACATGATTTTATTCATGAGTGGAAGATTCCAACCCAAAATTGTGTTTTAGCTCATGTAACTACACAAATGAAAGCAATTCAACAAGGTGCACCAGCAGACATGATATTTCAAAGTATTGCAGGTACAGAAAAAGCAAATCGTTCGTTTGGGATAACTGCTGATTTATTAAGGGAAGCGAATGAGTTAGCTCGAAAAGAAGGAACAGGTACAGGACCCGAGCGACTATATTTCGAAACTGGGCAAGGCTCGGAACTATCTGCTGAAGCACATTTTGATGTAGATCAGCTGACATTAGAATCTAGGAATTATGGGTTTGCAAGGTGTTTTGACCCTTTTATTGTCAATACGGTTGTGGGCTTTATTGGTCCTGAGTATTTATATAACAATAAACAGATTATTCGAGCAGGACTTGAAGATCACTTTATGGGGAAAATGCATTTACTCCCTATGGGTGTAGATATTTGTTATACCAACCATGCAAAGGCCGATCAAAACGATATGGAGGATTTAGGGGTACTGTTAACTGCAGCAGGAGTGAACTTTATTATTGCTACCCCAATGGGGGATGACTGTATGCTGAACTATCAGTCAATGAGTTATCATGACATTGCAACATTACGGCAGACAATGAATAGGCAGGCAGCACCAGCATTTCATCAATGGTTAATAGAAATGGGTATTCTCACAAAAGAAGGTTGGTTGTCCGAATTAGCAGGGGATCCCAGTCTATTCAATCGGTAA
- the eutL gene encoding ethanolamine utilization microcompartment protein EutL codes for MKLIPVYAEILAIRIIPNAHPQMISNLQLPSNHKSIGLFTITIDDIGMVALDEATKNADVEVVYSHSFYAGSSHSSGPLSGEFIGILSGPNPEEIKSGLETVCETVKSKAYFESFDQEHSHVLFAHVIPRTGKLLSREAGIKEGEAIAYLIAPPLEAMIGIDAALKAASVELSTLFKPPSETNFAGGLVTGSQSSCVAAAEAFRETVMSVANKPKQL; via the coding sequence ATGAAGCTCATACCTGTTTATGCAGAAATACTAGCAATTCGAATAATACCTAATGCGCATCCTCAGATGATTAGCAATTTACAGCTACCATCAAACCATAAAAGTATCGGATTGTTTACGATTACGATTGATGATATTGGGATGGTTGCTCTTGATGAAGCAACAAAAAATGCGGATGTAGAAGTGGTCTATAGTCATTCTTTTTATGCAGGGTCTAGCCATAGTTCGGGGCCATTGTCAGGAGAGTTTATCGGAATCTTATCTGGACCTAATCCTGAAGAAATAAAGAGTGGATTAGAGACAGTGTGCGAGACAGTTAAAAGCAAGGCATACTTTGAATCTTTTGATCAAGAACATTCACATGTACTTTTTGCTCATGTAATCCCACGTACTGGAAAATTGTTATCACGTGAAGCTGGAATCAAAGAAGGAGAAGCGATTGCATACCTAATTGCTCCACCCCTTGAAGCAATGATTGGTATTGATGCCGCCTTAAAAGCTGCTTCTGTTGAGTTATCCACTTTGTTTAAACCACCTTCAGAAACGAATTTTGCAGGAGGTCTTGTCACTGGCTCACAGTCTTCTTGCGTTGCTGCAGCGGAAGCGTTTCGAGAAACTGTTATGAGTGTAGCTAATAAGCCGAAACAACTTTAA